From the Sphingomonas phyllosphaerae 5.2 genome, one window contains:
- a CDS encoding helix-turn-helix transcriptional regulator has protein sequence MRASRLLTILMILQARGRVTAQALADECEVSLRTIYRDVDALSASGVPVYSDRGSTGGYRLLEGYRTRLNGLSPREAEAMFLSGLSGPAASLGLGAAMAAAQLKMTTALPPEMRSAADRMRTRFHLDAPGWFQSAEEPEHLQSIAAAVWEERLVEIRYRSWKAESERRVAPLGIVLKSGAWYLVGSVDGSVRTYRIARIRALRRLEGGFARPAEFDLAAHWSDSIQRLESELHQDMATIRLSPTGLRMLEPFFSPFALAGMEMGEADTDGFRIVTVPVGSVWHACSDILRFGDDAEVLGPPELRARMRATVMALQARYLVE, from the coding sequence ATGCGTGCGAGCCGGCTGCTGACGATCCTGATGATTCTGCAGGCGCGCGGCCGGGTGACCGCGCAGGCGCTGGCGGACGAGTGCGAGGTGTCGCTGCGCACCATCTACCGCGACGTCGATGCGCTGAGCGCGTCCGGCGTGCCGGTCTACAGCGATCGCGGGTCGACGGGGGGCTACCGTCTGCTGGAGGGCTACCGCACCCGCCTGAACGGTCTCTCGCCGCGCGAGGCCGAAGCGATGTTCCTTTCCGGCCTTTCCGGACCTGCGGCGAGTTTGGGTCTGGGCGCCGCGATGGCGGCCGCACAGCTCAAGATGACAACCGCACTACCGCCCGAGATGCGCTCGGCGGCGGATCGGATGCGGACGCGCTTCCATCTCGATGCGCCAGGCTGGTTCCAAAGCGCTGAGGAGCCCGAGCACCTCCAGTCGATCGCGGCCGCGGTGTGGGAGGAACGTCTCGTCGAGATACGCTATCGCAGTTGGAAGGCAGAAAGCGAACGACGCGTCGCGCCGCTTGGCATCGTGCTCAAAAGCGGCGCCTGGTATTTGGTCGGTTCTGTGGACGGCAGCGTCCGCACCTATCGCATTGCTCGCATTCGCGCGCTGCGACGGCTTGAGGGCGGCTTCGCGCGCCCAGCCGAGTTCGATCTTGCCGCCCACTGGAGCGACAGCATTCAGCGCCTCGAAAGCGAGCTTCACCAGGATATGGCGACCATCCGCCTGTCACCGACTGGACTCCGGATGCTCGAGCCATTCTTCTCGCCGTTCGCTTTGGCCGGAATGGAGATGGGCGAGGCAGATACGGACGGGTTCAGGATCGTAACGGTGCCGGTCGGCTCTGTCTGGCACGCGTGCAGCGACATTCTCCGGTTCGGCGACGATGCCGAGGTGCTCGGCCCGCCGGAGCTTCGCGCGCGCATGCGGGCCACCGTCATGGCCTTGCAAGCGCGTTACCTCGTTGAGTGA
- a CDS encoding AraC family transcriptional regulator gives MSTIADLAALAAHHIPRTGLVSTAIDRLSLFRADEPTVPLPAVYDASLCIIAQGAKRVSLGGQSLLYDAAHYLLVSVDLPLVGHVIQAERDAPYLCCKIDIDQAVLADLILAEGARAPKADLPALAVYRSDDDLVDAACRLVRLLDQPDSLAALAPLIEREILYRLLKGPHGPALRYMAVADSHLNQVSRAIATIRTGFDRPLRIGDIATAAGMSPSSLHEHFKAVTRMTPLEYQKQLRLQEARRLMLSEGTTASGAGFAVGYESPSQFNREYARLFGAPPRRDIEQLQRSGNLLTPV, from the coding sequence ATGAGCACGATCGCAGATCTGGCCGCGCTGGCTGCACACCACATTCCGCGAACCGGTTTGGTGAGCACGGCAATAGATCGGCTGTCGCTTTTTCGGGCCGACGAACCAACCGTGCCCCTGCCCGCCGTCTACGATGCGTCGCTTTGCATAATCGCGCAGGGCGCCAAACGGGTCTCGCTCGGCGGACAAAGCCTTCTCTACGATGCCGCGCATTACCTGCTGGTCTCGGTCGACCTGCCGCTCGTCGGACACGTCATCCAGGCCGAGCGGGACGCTCCGTACCTTTGCTGCAAGATCGACATCGACCAGGCGGTGCTGGCGGACCTCATCCTGGCCGAAGGCGCCCGGGCACCCAAGGCCGATCTGCCGGCCCTTGCGGTATATCGCAGCGACGACGATCTGGTCGACGCGGCGTGCCGGCTGGTGCGTTTGCTGGACCAGCCCGACAGCCTTGCCGCGCTCGCGCCGCTGATCGAGCGGGAGATCCTGTATCGTTTGCTCAAGGGTCCCCACGGGCCCGCGCTTCGCTACATGGCGGTCGCCGACAGCCACCTCAATCAGGTCAGCCGCGCTATCGCGACGATCCGCACAGGGTTCGACCGGCCGCTCCGTATCGGGGACATCGCCACTGCCGCGGGCATGAGCCCGTCGTCCCTGCACGAACACTTCAAGGCTGTTACGAGAATGACGCCGCTCGAGTATCAGAAACAGCTGCGCCTGCAGGAGGCACGGCGCCTGATGCTGTCGGAAGGCACCACTGCGAGCGGCGCGGGTTTTGCCGTCGGCTACGAAAGCCCGTCCCAGTTCAACCGCGAATATGCGCGCCTGTTTGGCGCACCGCCCCGTCGTGACATCGAACAGCTGCAGCGCAGCGGCAATCTGCTGACGCCGGTGTAG
- a CDS encoding SDR family oxidoreductase — MNDVIDKTVLISGASSGIGEATVRELAGRGARLFIGARRTGRLEALAAELGANVAWHVLDVTDAASFATFADAAEARFGRVDVLINNAGVMPLSPLAALKQDEWTRMFDVNVHGVLNGIAAVLPRFIAQKAGHVVNVASIAAHFVMPSAAVYCATKYAVWAITEGLRQEHDDIRTTIISPGVVATELGNDITDPAIASALTTWRQKSLTPDAIARAIRYALEQPDGVDINEVIVRPTAAGM; from the coding sequence ATGAACGACGTCATCGACAAGACCGTGCTGATCAGCGGCGCGTCCAGCGGTATCGGCGAGGCCACCGTGCGGGAACTGGCGGGCAGGGGCGCGCGCCTCTTCATCGGCGCGCGCAGGACCGGGCGGCTCGAGGCGCTGGCGGCAGAATTGGGCGCGAATGTCGCGTGGCACGTGCTGGACGTGACTGACGCGGCGAGCTTCGCCACCTTCGCCGACGCCGCGGAAGCGCGGTTCGGGCGTGTGGACGTGCTGATCAACAATGCCGGCGTGATGCCGTTGTCGCCGCTCGCCGCGCTGAAGCAGGACGAGTGGACGCGGATGTTCGACGTCAATGTTCACGGCGTGCTGAACGGGATCGCGGCCGTGTTGCCCCGGTTCATCGCCCAGAAGGCGGGTCACGTTGTGAACGTGGCATCGATCGCGGCGCATTTCGTGATGCCGAGCGCCGCCGTCTACTGCGCCACCAAATATGCGGTCTGGGCGATCACCGAAGGGTTGCGTCAGGAGCATGACGACATCCGCACGACGATCATATCCCCTGGGGTCGTGGCGACCGAACTGGGCAACGACATCACGGACCCGGCGATCGCCTCTGCACTGACGACGTGGCGGCAGAAGTCGCTCACCCCCGACGCGATCGCGCGGGCGATCCGCTACGCCCTGGAACAGCCGGACGGGGTGGATATCAACGAGGTCATCGTCCGCCCGACCGCAGCCGGCATGTAG
- a CDS encoding NAD-dependent epimerase/dehydratase family protein, whose amino-acid sequence MRVLVTGATGLIGGAVARRLAVAKHDVVGLARSEASAVRLTDMGYQAVQGDLGDAVSIANAVQSVDAVVHAASPNDQNSAAYDEAATRAIIDALRGTSRRFVYTSGCFLYGATGDRPATEDSPLNPLEMVRFRQALEAEILGAAADGVHSIIIRPAWVYGNHAWTTMMMYGSAQEHGAARYVGNGRNRWTCVHVDDLADLYLLALEKAPAASIFNGAQGAAIPLIDIARAASEGAGAAGRVAEWPLEEARQALGGLADAIACDQLVSGERAERTLGWRPSRHSILDELRSYAAPAV is encoded by the coding sequence ATGCGTGTATTGGTAACGGGTGCTACGGGATTGATCGGCGGGGCGGTCGCACGTCGATTGGCGGTGGCGAAGCATGACGTGGTCGGGCTTGCGCGTTCGGAGGCGAGCGCGGTCAGGCTGACCGACATGGGCTATCAGGCGGTCCAAGGCGACCTGGGCGATGCGGTCAGCATCGCCAACGCTGTCCAGAGCGTCGATGCGGTCGTCCATGCCGCGTCGCCGAACGACCAGAACAGCGCGGCTTATGACGAAGCGGCGACCCGCGCGATCATCGATGCGCTGCGCGGCACGTCAAGGCGCTTTGTCTATACGAGCGGCTGTTTCCTGTACGGCGCCACCGGCGATAGGCCCGCAACGGAGGATAGCCCGCTCAATCCGCTGGAAATGGTGCGCTTTCGCCAGGCGCTCGAAGCGGAGATCCTCGGCGCCGCGGCCGATGGCGTTCACAGCATCATCATCCGTCCCGCCTGGGTCTACGGCAACCACGCCTGGACCACGATGATGATGTACGGCTCGGCGCAGGAACATGGCGCTGCGCGGTACGTCGGCAACGGGCGGAACCGCTGGACATGCGTGCATGTCGACGATCTCGCCGATCTGTATCTGCTCGCGCTCGAGAAGGCGCCGGCGGCCTCGATCTTCAACGGCGCGCAAGGCGCCGCTATCCCGCTGATCGACATCGCACGCGCCGCCAGCGAGGGGGCGGGCGCCGCGGGCCGGGTGGCGGAGTGGCCACTGGAAGAGGCTCGGCAGGCGCTCGGGGGCTTAGCGGATGCGATCGCGTGCGACCAGCTGGTGTCGGGCGAACGCGCCGAACGCACGCTTGGTTGGCGTCCGTCGCGGCATTCGATCCTCGATGAACTGCGCTCCTACGCCGCGCCAGCCGTCTGA
- a CDS encoding LysR family transcriptional regulator: MDIAGFDLNLLKAFDALYAERHVTRAGQRIGLSQPAMSGALTRLREVLDDELFVRSSTGMQPTPRADDLAGPIAAALRLMQTVLLDDGFDPGTADHVVTIAMTDYAAFVLLPTLLAKLAIEAPRLEVRVRGIFGKDEVVDLLDSGEASLALSVPVHASARILTRPLLREGFVCIARPGHPAFANEADVAAFAAAPHLLVSPEGDRAGLVDRKLAALGLARRVVLSLPQFLVAPFVVADTDLIATLAARVARRFAAANLGIVVHEPPVALPDWPLAMMWHRRVNDHPATVWLRDCIAGIAASA, from the coding sequence ATGGATATAGCTGGCTTCGACCTGAACCTGTTAAAGGCGTTCGATGCCCTTTACGCGGAACGCCACGTCACCCGCGCGGGCCAGCGTATCGGTCTGAGTCAGCCGGCGATGAGCGGTGCGCTCACGCGCCTGCGCGAGGTGCTCGACGACGAATTGTTCGTGCGGTCGTCGACGGGAATGCAACCGACACCCCGGGCTGATGATTTGGCCGGCCCGATCGCGGCTGCGCTTCGTCTGATGCAGACCGTCCTGCTAGACGACGGCTTCGATCCGGGAACCGCCGATCATGTCGTCACGATCGCCATGACCGACTATGCGGCCTTCGTCCTGCTGCCTACGCTACTGGCGAAGCTAGCCATCGAAGCGCCTCGTCTCGAGGTGCGGGTCCGCGGCATTTTTGGGAAGGACGAGGTCGTCGATCTCCTCGACAGTGGCGAGGCGAGCCTCGCACTCAGCGTTCCCGTCCACGCCTCGGCACGCATCCTGACACGCCCGCTGCTTCGGGAAGGTTTCGTCTGCATCGCCCGGCCCGGGCATCCGGCCTTTGCGAACGAGGCCGACGTCGCGGCGTTCGCGGCGGCGCCCCATCTCCTGGTATCGCCCGAGGGGGATCGTGCGGGGCTGGTCGACCGCAAGCTTGCGGCACTTGGGCTGGCACGCCGTGTCGTGCTGAGCTTGCCGCAGTTTCTGGTCGCGCCGTTCGTCGTCGCTGACACCGACCTGATCGCGACGCTTGCCGCGCGCGTCGCCCGGCGGTTCGCTGCGGCCAATCTGGGTATTGTCGTGCATGAGCCGCCGGTTGCGTTGCCGGACTGGCCGCTGGCGATGATGTGGCATCGGCGGGTAAATGACCATCCCGCTACGGTCTGGCTTCGCGACTGCATTGCCGGGATCGCCGCGTCGGCCTGA
- a CDS encoding YdeI/OmpD-associated family protein — MSLRHADSIAFETPEDLAGWLAEHHATSGELWVRIYKEGSGQRSVTWTDCVVEAIRFGWIDGLKRSADERSYLQRLTPRRPGSNWSARNRDHAERLIAEGRMTPAGLAHVEAARTEGRWETAYEGSATMVIPRDFLEALAAMPEAEAFFRTLDRKNLYPIYYRLQTAKRPETRARRMQQILAQLARGERFH, encoded by the coding sequence ATGTCGCTCCGTCACGCCGATAGCATCGCATTCGAGACCCCTGAGGATCTTGCCGGCTGGCTTGCCGAGCACCACGCCACAAGCGGAGAGCTATGGGTGCGCATCTACAAGGAGGGCTCTGGACAGCGGTCTGTTACGTGGACCGACTGCGTCGTGGAGGCGATCCGTTTCGGCTGGATCGACGGCCTAAAAAGATCTGCGGACGAGCGCTCGTACCTCCAGCGCCTCACGCCACGCCGGCCAGGATCCAACTGGTCAGCCAGGAACCGTGATCATGCCGAGCGGCTGATAGCTGAAGGTCGTATGACACCGGCTGGGCTCGCCCATGTCGAGGCGGCACGCACAGAGGGACGTTGGGAAACTGCCTATGAGGGCTCGGCCACGATGGTCATCCCGCGGGATTTTCTTGAAGCGCTGGCGGCCATGCCCGAGGCAGAGGCGTTCTTCCGAACTCTCGACCGCAAGAACCTGTACCCGATCTACTACCGCCTCCAGACGGCCAAGCGGCCGGAGACTCGAGCTCGCAGGATGCAGCAGATTCTCGCGCAACTCGCGCGCGGTGAGCGCTTCCACTGA
- a CDS encoding SRPBCC domain-containing protein gives MTIPAAVHGNFTIERRYPVAPAKVFAACADPAIKKSWYAESHTHEIKAFESDFRVGGAERLTYTFGPDTPFPGVELTNDGVFHDIVEGQRIIISSRMAIAGRPISVALETIEIAEADGGTALTCTFQGVFFEGSDGPVMREHGWSDLLDRLGRFLAD, from the coding sequence ATGACCATCCCTGCCGCCGTGCACGGCAACTTCACAATCGAGCGGCGCTACCCGGTAGCGCCCGCCAAGGTATTCGCCGCGTGCGCCGATCCCGCGATCAAGAAGAGCTGGTATGCGGAGAGTCACACGCACGAGATCAAGGCATTCGAGAGTGATTTTCGCGTCGGCGGCGCCGAGCGGCTCACCTATACGTTCGGACCGGACACACCCTTTCCCGGCGTCGAGCTGACTAACGACGGCGTCTTCCATGACATCGTGGAAGGACAGCGCATTATCATATCGTCTCGTATGGCAATCGCAGGCAGGCCGATCTCGGTCGCCTTGGAGACAATCGAGATCGCGGAGGCGGACGGCGGTACAGCCCTCACGTGCACCTTCCAGGGTGTGTTCTTCGAGGGCTCCGACGGCCCCGTTATGCGTGAGCACGGCTGGAGCGACCTGCTGGATCGGCTCGGCCGGTTTCTGGCAGACTGA
- a CDS encoding ArsR/SmtB family transcription factor produces the protein MARPRRKVDGEPIDLLLHALGDPTRRRMIERLGERPHAVSALADLSGITLTAVGQHIRLLEEAGLVTTSKLGRVRSCQLRHDGLKIVEQWLEARRSVWDRRLDALGAVLSSQQEGEG, from the coding sequence GTGGCGCGGCCACGCCGGAAGGTCGACGGTGAGCCGATTGATCTGCTGCTCCATGCGCTGGGTGATCCGACACGACGTCGCATGATCGAACGGCTGGGCGAGCGCCCGCATGCCGTCTCGGCGTTAGCTGACCTGTCCGGGATCACGCTCACAGCTGTCGGCCAGCATATCCGGCTTCTCGAGGAAGCGGGGCTTGTCACCACTAGCAAGCTAGGCCGTGTCCGGTCCTGCCAGCTCCGCCATGATGGCTTAAAGATTGTTGAGCAGTGGTTGGAAGCGCGGCGATCAGTTTGGGACAGGCGGCTCGATGCGCTAGGTGCGGTTCTATCGAGCCAGCAGGAAGGCGAGGGGTAA
- a CDS encoding DUF4287 domain-containing protein, with amino-acid sequence MASEPVKGPASYFPSIEKKYGKPIAEWQQIVRVRLPAKHMELVAMLKDEHGMGHGHANAVVAHTLTEKG; translated from the coding sequence ATGGCAAGTGAACCAGTGAAGGGACCCGCGTCCTACTTCCCCTCCATCGAGAAGAAGTACGGCAAGCCGATCGCCGAATGGCAGCAGATCGTCCGAGTCCGTCTGCCCGCCAAGCACATGGAGTTAGTGGCCATGCTGAAGGACGAGCACGGGATGGGACACGGCCATGCCAATGCGGTGGTGGCACACACGCTGACGGAGAAGGGCTAG
- a CDS encoding acyltransferase family protein, translating to MDTTSAISTNATAPGKNHYVILDGLRGVAALFVVAFHLFEAYAGNNPQKQIINHGYLAVDFFFLLSGFVVAYAYDDRWDRMSVSGFFKRRLIRLQPMVVMGSVIGAALFVFQDFSIFPKYDNASFLHVVIVMALGFVMIPLPKSADVRGWDEIYPLNGPAWSLFYEYVANALYALGVRKLSNRSLGVLVTLSALALIYLVVFGPRGDLIGGWALDASGIQIGLSRVMFPFFAGVLLMRSGGRIRVPYAFAVSSVLLIVALCLPRFGGTDHLWLNGLYEAGCVIVLFPLIVAIGAGDRAADGPSVRLARFFGVLSYPLYITHYALIYIFTGWVVDRKIPAPQGAVVGIGVFITTVVIAYACLKLYDEPVRRGLAARYLANADRR from the coding sequence ATGGACACGACATCTGCGATCTCAACCAACGCCACCGCGCCTGGCAAGAACCACTACGTCATCCTCGACGGGCTGCGCGGGGTGGCCGCGCTGTTCGTCGTCGCCTTTCACCTGTTCGAAGCCTACGCAGGGAACAACCCGCAGAAGCAGATCATCAATCACGGCTACCTTGCCGTGGATTTCTTCTTCCTACTGTCAGGTTTCGTCGTCGCCTACGCCTATGACGACCGGTGGGACCGCATGTCGGTTTCGGGATTCTTCAAGCGCCGCCTGATACGTCTGCAGCCGATGGTCGTGATGGGAAGCGTGATCGGCGCGGCATTGTTCGTGTTCCAGGACTTTTCGATCTTCCCGAAGTACGACAATGCCTCCTTCCTCCACGTCGTGATCGTGATGGCGCTGGGCTTCGTGATGATCCCGCTTCCAAAAAGTGCCGATGTTCGCGGATGGGACGAGATATACCCGTTGAACGGTCCGGCATGGTCGCTGTTCTACGAATATGTCGCCAACGCCCTGTATGCCCTGGGCGTCCGCAAGCTGTCCAATCGGTCGCTTGGCGTGCTGGTGACGCTGTCCGCCCTGGCATTAATCTACCTGGTGGTCTTCGGCCCCCGTGGCGACTTAATCGGCGGCTGGGCTCTAGATGCGTCGGGCATCCAGATCGGCCTGTCTCGCGTGATGTTTCCGTTCTTCGCGGGCGTTCTCCTGATGCGGTCGGGGGGCAGGATCAGGGTGCCCTACGCCTTCGCGGTGAGCAGCGTTCTGCTGATTGTCGCCCTATGCCTCCCGCGGTTCGGCGGTACCGATCATTTGTGGCTCAACGGCCTGTACGAGGCCGGCTGCGTGATCGTGCTGTTTCCGCTCATTGTCGCTATCGGAGCAGGCGACCGCGCGGCCGATGGCCCTTCCGTCCGTCTCGCACGATTCTTCGGCGTGCTCTCGTACCCGCTCTACATCACGCATTACGCGCTGATTTACATCTTCACCGGTTGGGTGGTCGATCGGAAGATCCCCGCCCCACAGGGGGCAGTGGTGGGGATAGGCGTGTTCATAACGACAGTCGTGATCGCCTACGCGTGCCTGAAGCTGTACGACGAGCCTGTGAGACGTGGACTGGCAGCGAGATATCTTGCTAACGCCGACCGACGTTAA
- a CDS encoding DeoR/GlpR family DNA-binding transcription regulator — MDNGLPLARRDAIASRLGAGRSVSSVALATEFNVSEDAIRRDLRAMAAAGLCRRVYGGALPLVPGTTPMTTRVAEDPERKRALAKAAMPLIQPGSFVFLDNGSTSVIIAEELPRDSDLIVATSSIEIAATLAARGDVHIHMVGGQIDTVIGGAIDGIALEAVARLNIDTCFLGVCALSAGGGISALDPADATFKRALVARSQQTLILTTNEKMSAKAPHRVAELRAVHGIIVEHDAPDAAVEDLRAAGADILRAEPNAGSQA; from the coding sequence ATGGACAACGGACTTCCCCTCGCACGGCGCGATGCGATCGCATCGCGCCTTGGTGCCGGCCGGTCGGTGAGTTCGGTCGCACTCGCGACCGAGTTCAACGTGTCGGAAGACGCCATCCGGCGTGATCTGCGCGCCATGGCAGCGGCTGGTCTATGCCGGCGGGTCTACGGCGGGGCGCTGCCGCTGGTCCCGGGTACGACGCCGATGACGACGCGGGTCGCGGAGGACCCTGAACGCAAGCGAGCGTTGGCCAAGGCGGCGATGCCGCTGATCCAGCCCGGCAGCTTCGTCTTCCTCGACAACGGCAGCACCAGCGTCATCATCGCCGAGGAGCTGCCGCGCGATAGCGACCTGATCGTCGCAACGAGTTCGATTGAAATCGCGGCTACGCTGGCGGCGCGCGGCGACGTGCACATCCATATGGTCGGTGGTCAGATCGACACCGTCATTGGGGGAGCCATCGATGGCATTGCGCTGGAAGCAGTCGCTCGCCTCAACATCGATACGTGCTTCCTGGGTGTCTGCGCGCTCTCCGCGGGGGGCGGCATAAGCGCCCTCGACCCCGCTGACGCGACGTTCAAACGTGCCCTGGTGGCGCGCAGTCAGCAGACGCTCATCCTCACGACCAACGAGAAGATGAGTGCGAAGGCACCGCATCGCGTCGCTGAGCTACGCGCGGTGCATGGCATCATCGTCGAGCATGACGCGCCGGACGCGGCTGTCGAGGATTTGCGTGCCGCTGGCGCCGACATTCTCCGGGCTGAACCGAACGCCGGCTCGCAAGCCTAA
- a CDS encoding MFS transporter: MTQQEAGSRLATRIAFFVSGFGLACWAPLVPFAKARLGVGDASLGLLLLCLGLGSVIAMQLAGPLTSKLGAKPAILAGGVGMTVALPFLSFAPTVWTMGAVLLVFGAFLGVIEVGMNVHAVEVEKRAGKPLMSGFHGLFSVGGFVGSSMMTLALSAKVGALAGTVFAALLMIVSLMVASSRLIITPKADETPLFVVPRGIVVLLALLTAITFLTEGAILDWGALLLTGKGLVAPAQAGLGYSVFAVAMTAGRLTGDAVVARLGDRRTVLGGGILAIVGYVVLLTAPVAPLAFLGFLLIGLGASNTVPVLFRQAGAQTAMPPSLAIASVTTIGYAGILAGPAGIGFVAQAIGLSGAYWMLAGLVCLVPLCAAAATRSTNTARSF; encoded by the coding sequence GTGACTCAACAGGAAGCCGGATCGCGTCTCGCGACCCGCATCGCCTTTTTCGTCTCCGGCTTTGGCTTGGCCTGCTGGGCACCGCTGGTGCCGTTCGCAAAAGCACGCCTTGGTGTCGGAGATGCCTCACTCGGACTGTTGCTGCTCTGCCTGGGCTTGGGTTCGGTTATCGCGATGCAGCTCGCAGGGCCACTCACCTCGAAGCTGGGGGCGAAGCCCGCCATCCTGGCGGGTGGTGTGGGAATGACCGTTGCGCTGCCGTTTCTGTCGTTCGCACCGACCGTATGGACGATGGGTGCGGTCCTTCTCGTCTTCGGAGCCTTCCTGGGGGTGATCGAGGTCGGCATGAACGTCCACGCCGTCGAGGTGGAGAAGCGGGCGGGTAAACCGCTGATGTCCGGCTTCCACGGCCTCTTCAGCGTCGGGGGATTTGTCGGATCGTCCATGATGACGCTGGCCCTGTCAGCGAAGGTCGGGGCCTTGGCAGGAACGGTCTTCGCAGCGCTGTTGATGATCGTGTCGCTGATGGTTGCGTCCTCGAGGCTGATCATCACGCCGAAGGCGGACGAGACGCCGCTGTTCGTCGTTCCTCGTGGCATCGTCGTCCTGCTGGCTCTGCTAACGGCGATCACCTTCCTCACCGAAGGCGCGATCCTGGACTGGGGTGCCCTGTTGCTGACCGGGAAGGGTCTTGTCGCGCCTGCTCAGGCGGGCCTCGGCTATAGCGTCTTCGCCGTCGCCATGACCGCCGGTCGCCTAACCGGAGACGCCGTGGTCGCACGCCTTGGCGATCGGCGGACGGTTCTGGGCGGCGGCATACTCGCCATCGTCGGCTACGTTGTTCTGCTGACGGCGCCAGTTGCGCCGCTCGCGTTCCTGGGCTTCCTCCTGATCGGGCTGGGCGCGTCAAACACCGTGCCCGTGCTGTTCCGGCAGGCTGGGGCACAGACCGCGATGCCGCCTAGTCTGGCGATCGCCTCGGTGACGACGATCGGCTATGCCGGCATTCTTGCAGGACCTGCCGGGATCGGCTTCGTGGCACAGGCGATCGGCCTGTCCGGCGCCTACTGGATGCTGGCCGGCCTCGTCTGCCTGGTGCCCCTGTGTGCCGCTGCGGCAACCCGCTCGACCAACACCGCTCGTTCCTTTTGA
- a CDS encoding inositol monophosphatase family protein — translation MSVIEASLLHRLADAADAETMPRFRQPLAVDIKIKAGETFDPVTEADRAAERAIRTIIAHEHAEHGVWGEEYGQTVGDGHHRWILDPVDGTRAFLCGIPVWATLIGFTEAGRATAGMMSQPFTGERFWANGDGAWHRRNGDTRRLTTRTDRDMSSATLHTTSPVKGRGSLDAGFERLASSARLTRYGGEAYAVAMLAAGMIDLCFEPALEPYDIVALIPIIEQAGGIVSCLDGTCAETGGAILMAGSSRLHDDALRLLNG, via the coding sequence TTGAGCGTCATTGAAGCAAGCCTGCTCCACCGTCTTGCAGACGCTGCCGATGCGGAGACCATGCCACGCTTTCGTCAACCATTGGCCGTCGATATCAAGATCAAGGCCGGTGAGACATTCGATCCTGTGACCGAGGCCGATCGCGCGGCCGAACGCGCCATCCGGACGATCATTGCCCATGAGCATGCCGAACATGGCGTATGGGGCGAGGAATACGGTCAGACGGTGGGAGATGGTCACCATCGATGGATCCTAGATCCGGTGGACGGCACGCGCGCGTTCCTCTGCGGAATTCCGGTGTGGGCCACGTTGATCGGCTTTACCGAAGCAGGTCGAGCGACGGCGGGCATGATGAGCCAGCCCTTCACCGGTGAGCGGTTCTGGGCGAACGGTGACGGCGCCTGGCATCGACGGAACGGCGACACCCGCCGGCTGACGACTCGCACGGATCGCGACATGTCATCTGCGACCCTTCATACAACATCGCCCGTGAAGGGGCGTGGCAGTTTGGACGCCGGGTTTGAGCGCCTCGCATCTTCGGCACGACTGACACGCTATGGCGGTGAAGCGTACGCGGTAGCGATGCTGGCAGCGGGTATGATCGACCTCTGCTTCGAACCGGCGTTAGAACCGTACGACATTGTCGCCTTGATCCCCATTATCGAACAAGCTGGTGGCATTGTGTCATGCCTTGATGGAACTTGCGCTGAAACGGGCGGTGCGATCTTGATGGCTGGCTCGTCGCGCCTGCACGACGACGCCCTGCGACTGCTCAACGGCTAG